The following are encoded together in the Bacillus cereus group sp. RP43 genome:
- a CDS encoding FAD/NAD(P)-binding oxidoreductase: MKTRDNYKIIVIGAGTAGLSSTAHLLRNVPLLKESIAIIDSSKKHYFQPLWSLVGGGIVSKECTMRDQESLIPKGATWIPKSVVKLFPDQNKILLDDGMLLKYEILIVAAGIQINWEGIKGLKESIGANGVCSNYSYKYVESTWREIEKFKGGKAIFTHPNTPIKCGGAPQKIMYLAEEYFCNSGVRNRSEVMFYSANANIFQVPRYADTLEQVLERKQIITNYNKNLVEIIAEKREAIFEDTQTMKRETVPYSMIHVVPPMGPPNFIKESEISDHHGWVDISPYTLQHVQYKNIFGLGDCTNLPTSKTGAAIRKQIPVLKQNILDVLNGRDLQANYDGYTSCPIVTGYKSLILAEFNYEHEPQETFPFNQAKERYSMFLLKRYMLPYMYWNLMLKGIL; this comes from the coding sequence ATGAAGACCAGAGATAATTATAAAATTATTGTGATTGGCGCTGGGACTGCAGGACTATCTTCTACTGCACATTTGTTACGAAATGTACCCCTATTGAAAGAAAGTATAGCTATTATCGATTCATCTAAAAAACATTACTTCCAACCACTATGGAGTTTAGTTGGGGGAGGAATTGTTTCAAAGGAATGTACGATGCGTGATCAAGAATCACTTATTCCAAAAGGAGCAACGTGGATTCCTAAAAGTGTTGTTAAGTTGTTTCCAGATCAAAATAAGATACTTTTAGATGATGGAATGCTACTTAAATATGAGATTCTTATTGTAGCAGCCGGTATACAAATAAATTGGGAAGGTATTAAAGGTTTAAAGGAATCTATTGGGGCTAATGGGGTCTGTAGCAATTATTCTTATAAATATGTTGAGTCTACTTGGAGAGAAATCGAAAAATTTAAAGGAGGAAAAGCGATTTTTACCCACCCCAATACTCCTATTAAATGCGGTGGCGCTCCACAAAAAATTATGTATTTAGCAGAAGAGTATTTTTGTAATAGCGGGGTAAGAAACAGAAGTGAAGTAATGTTTTATTCTGCAAACGCAAACATATTTCAGGTGCCACGTTATGCAGATACATTAGAACAAGTACTAGAAAGAAAGCAAATTATAACGAATTATAATAAAAACTTAGTTGAAATTATCGCTGAAAAGAGAGAAGCAATTTTTGAAGATACGCAAACAATGAAAAGAGAAACAGTACCATACAGTATGATACATGTTGTTCCACCAATGGGGCCACCTAACTTTATTAAAGAAAGTGAGATAAGTGATCATCATGGGTGGGTAGATATAAGTCCTTATACTTTGCAGCATGTACAATATAAGAATATTTTTGGACTTGGAGATTGTACCAATTTACCTACATCTAAAACTGGAGCGGCAATTCGAAAACAAATACCTGTCTTAAAACAAAATATTTTGGACGTACTTAATGGAAGAGACTTGCAGGCTAATTATGATGGGTATACATCCTGTCCGATTGTTACAGGATATAAAAGTCTTATACTTGCTGAATTTAACTATGAACATGAGCCTCAAGAAACGTTTCCGTTTAATCAAGCGAAAGAACGGTATAGTATGTTTTTACTTAAAAGATATATGTTGCCCTATATGTATTGGAATTTAATGTTGAAAGGGATTCTATAA
- a CDS encoding MBL fold metallo-hydrolase: MLLKYFYDEKLAHASYLVGCQKEGVAIVIDPSRYIEQYIEFAKKEGMEVIASAETHIHADFLSGSRELSLLFNANLYVSDEGDSEWKYQYLNEGRYNLVREGTEFKVGHIKFNVIHTPGHTPESISFLVTDTSQNNYTNDKPIGIFTGDFIFVGDIGRPDLLEIAVGIKDTAKIGAKQLFDSIQKIKILPDYLQIWPSHGAGSACGKALGTIPTSTLGYEKMFNWAFQCNDEDNFVSNLLTGQPEPPKYFPLMKNLNKYGPPTRKKREITAIYTIEELQEVMRGVQQIVDIRDVECFAAGHIEKSINIPYNNSFTTWCGGILDYKKETLIILDAEKVKVEEVIRDFESIGLDNIIAFAPSKVIQRFHSLEIYKEKTSNELYPLIKDGSVKVIDVRSKKEWDEGHLHDAIHITLGNLLERLDDVPKNCPIVLQCRTGLRSAIAASILQKADIKKVFNLKGGFLAWKKEGLPYTTCNQEI; this comes from the coding sequence ATGCTTTTAAAATATTTTTATGATGAAAAATTAGCTCATGCTTCCTATTTAGTTGGTTGTCAGAAGGAAGGCGTAGCAATTGTTATTGATCCCAGCCGCTATATAGAACAATATATAGAATTTGCTAAAAAAGAAGGGATGGAAGTAATCGCTTCGGCTGAGACTCATATTCATGCAGATTTTCTTTCTGGGTCTAGAGAACTTTCCCTTCTTTTTAATGCAAATTTATATGTATCAGATGAAGGAGATAGTGAGTGGAAATATCAATATCTTAACGAAGGCCGATACAATTTGGTTAGAGAGGGAACAGAGTTTAAGGTTGGTCATATAAAATTCAATGTCATTCATACCCCAGGGCATACGCCTGAAAGTATTTCCTTTTTAGTAACCGATACAAGTCAAAATAATTATACGAATGATAAACCGATAGGAATATTCACGGGTGATTTTATATTTGTAGGAGATATAGGTAGACCCGATTTGTTAGAAATTGCTGTTGGTATTAAAGATACCGCGAAAATAGGAGCGAAACAATTATTTGATTCTATACAAAAAATAAAAATACTCCCCGATTATTTGCAAATATGGCCATCACATGGTGCAGGAAGTGCATGTGGAAAAGCATTAGGAACAATTCCAACTTCCACATTAGGTTATGAAAAGATGTTTAATTGGGCGTTTCAGTGTAATGATGAAGATAATTTTGTATCGAATTTATTGACGGGACAGCCAGAGCCTCCAAAGTATTTTCCATTAATGAAGAATTTAAATAAGTATGGTCCACCAACTCGTAAGAAGAGAGAAATTACTGCTATTTATACAATAGAAGAACTTCAAGAAGTGATGAGGGGTGTTCAGCAAATAGTTGATATAAGGGATGTAGAGTGTTTTGCTGCTGGCCACATCGAGAAGTCAATTAACATACCTTATAACAATTCTTTCACAACTTGGTGTGGGGGGATATTAGATTATAAAAAAGAAACTTTAATAATTTTAGATGCGGAAAAGGTTAAAGTGGAGGAAGTTATTAGAGACTTTGAGTCCATTGGCTTAGATAATATTATTGCTTTTGCACCTTCAAAGGTAATTCAAAGATTCCATAGTTTAGAGATCTATAAGGAAAAAACATCAAATGAATTATATCCGTTAATAAAAGATGGAAGTGTAAAGGTTATCGATGTGCGTAGTAAAAAAGAGTGGGATGAAGGACATCTTCATGATGCAATACATATCACTTTAGGTAATCTACTTGAACGGCTAGATGATGTACCGAAAAATTGTCCAATAGTTTTACAATGTCGAACGGGGTTACGTTCCGCTATAGCAGCTAGCATTTTACAAAAAGCTGATATAAAGAAAGTATTTAATTTAAAGGGGGGATTTCTTGCGTGGAAAAAAGAAGGGCTCCCCTATACAACATGTAATCAAGAAATTTGA
- a CDS encoding Ger(x)C family spore germination protein encodes MIRKWIWIVICCVCLISCSQRIPLEKVSLILLIALDRNSNGDVKVGTSIPLFHHKQQKSTIEHWTQASTVYNGFSKIDTKLTGYMTASKAEIILIGKKLAQEANWMQELDSSYRDPYATINAKVVLVDGPVEEIFTINKPDKPSLPSYISSVIESSIQNNQSVSSTIQQLMREKNEEGMTQAVPVIKKTQNEIDTIGIALLDRQGKFLTRIPKKDVKFFNLINKPKNKGRMILHLVLPPKKSNKKPNTSILVQNATRKIDVNFQNGKFVFNLDINANVALIEKTNANLIKGHYDNKKNINNLKSAIQKEINKKLQDILDEIQQNKIDPIGLSLYARAFQYNEWKKLKGNWLQALAEAKITVKTHVKIKDTGTIRN; translated from the coding sequence TTGATTCGAAAATGGATATGGATTGTAATCTGTTGTGTATGTTTAATTAGTTGTAGTCAGAGAATTCCACTTGAGAAGGTTTCATTAATCCTTTTAATTGCCTTGGATAGAAACTCTAATGGAGACGTAAAGGTGGGCACAAGCATACCACTCTTTCATCATAAACAACAAAAAAGTACTATAGAGCATTGGACGCAGGCATCAACTGTATATAATGGATTCAGTAAGATAGATACGAAGTTAACGGGTTATATGACAGCCTCCAAAGCCGAAATTATTTTAATTGGAAAAAAATTAGCACAAGAAGCAAATTGGATGCAGGAGCTTGATTCTTCTTACCGTGATCCTTACGCTACCATTAATGCTAAAGTAGTACTTGTTGATGGACCTGTAGAAGAAATTTTCACAATTAATAAGCCCGACAAACCATCACTACCATCTTATATAAGTAGTGTAATCGAATCCTCCATTCAAAATAATCAATCCGTTTCTTCCACTATTCAACAATTAATGAGAGAAAAAAATGAAGAAGGAATGACACAAGCTGTTCCAGTTATCAAAAAAACACAAAATGAAATTGACACGATAGGAATTGCACTTTTAGATCGACAAGGAAAATTTTTAACTCGTATCCCTAAAAAAGATGTTAAATTCTTCAATCTTATAAATAAGCCCAAAAATAAAGGCCGGATGATACTACACCTTGTGCTTCCTCCTAAAAAATCCAACAAAAAACCAAACACTTCTATCTTGGTACAGAATGCGACAAGGAAGATAGATGTTAATTTTCAAAACGGAAAGTTTGTATTTAATCTCGATATAAATGCAAATGTAGCTTTAATAGAAAAAACCAATGCGAATTTAATTAAGGGACATTATGATAATAAAAAAAACATAAATAATTTAAAGAGCGCTATTCAAAAAGAAATTAATAAGAAGTTACAAGATATTTTGGATGAAATACAGCAGAATAAAATTGATCCAATCGGATTATCCCTATATGCTAGAGCTTTTCAATATAACGAGTGGAAAAAACTAAAAGGAAATTGGTTGCAAGCGTTAGCAGAGGCTAAAATAACTGTAAAGACACACGTCAAAATAAAAGATACTGGGACCATTAGAAATTAG